A genomic region of Exiguobacterium sp. Helios contains the following coding sequences:
- a CDS encoding carbohydrate ABC transporter permease yields the protein MSTAQPLPKPELTPEKPAPKKRGRYSVRLGTVEIAALLMGLLYMIPFYYVISNSFKTQGDIFTNTSGLPKEWITSNYTDAWAAMNFGKVFLNSVIITVGANAVIVIFCSMAAWKLVRTKTRLSTIIFFLFVAAMIIPFQSIMIPLSKLSGDLGLQNSYWGLILMYLGFGSGLSIFLYHGFMKSIPEEIEEAAIIDGCSQWGVFWRIVFPLLKPITVTIVILNTLWIWNDFLLPSLMLRDVELRTIPLATFYFFGQYTKQWDLALAGLILGIIPLLLFFFAMQKQIIQGITSGSIK from the coding sequence ATGAGTACTGCACAACCTTTGCCGAAACCGGAACTGACGCCGGAGAAACCGGCACCGAAAAAGCGTGGTCGTTATTCCGTGCGTCTCGGTACCGTTGAGATTGCCGCACTGTTGATGGGCTTACTGTATATGATTCCGTTTTATTATGTCATTTCGAACTCGTTTAAAACGCAAGGAGATATCTTTACAAATACATCGGGGCTTCCGAAAGAATGGATCACCTCAAACTATACAGATGCCTGGGCAGCGATGAATTTTGGAAAAGTGTTTCTGAATTCTGTCATCATTACAGTTGGTGCAAATGCAGTTATTGTTATTTTTTGTTCGATGGCCGCCTGGAAACTTGTTCGGACGAAAACCCGCTTGTCGACCATCATCTTTTTCCTGTTTGTCGCCGCGATGATCATTCCGTTTCAGTCGATCATGATTCCGTTATCGAAGCTGTCGGGTGATCTCGGTCTGCAAAACAGTTATTGGGGTCTGATTTTGATGTATCTCGGCTTTGGTTCCGGCTTGTCGATTTTCTTGTATCATGGATTCATGAAATCGATTCCGGAAGAGATTGAAGAAGCAGCCATCATTGACGGTTGCTCGCAGTGGGGCGTCTTTTGGCGGATTGTGTTCCCGTTGCTTAAACCGATCACGGTAACGATTGTCATTTTGAACACACTTTGGATTTGGAATGATTTCTTGTTGCCGTCCCTGATGTTGCGTGATGTCGAACTGCGGACGATTCCGCTCGCAACGTTCTATTTCTTCGGTCAGTACACGAAGCAGTGGGACTTGGCGCTAGCCGGATTAATTCTCGGGATTATTCCGTTGTTACTCTTCTTCTTTGCGATGCAAAAACAAATTATTCAAGGGATTACGAGTGGTTCAATCAAATAA
- the asnA gene encoding aspartate--ammonia ligase, with protein MTTLVSMKQTQEAITLVKKRFEEQFSAQLGLTRVEAPLFVESTLGVNDHLNGIERVIRFDAIDHQAELEIVQSLAKWKRQALHTYGFSKGEGLYTLMHAIRRDEVLDETHSIHVDQWDWERVITKEERTIDYLQTTVRAIYESIRQVEREVEEKLAIEAILPETIHFMTTQELEDAYPTLSTKERETEVTKEYGAVFLMQIGGALASGEKHDGRAADYDDWTLNGDILVHHPEIGAFELSSMGIRVDRETLLAQIETTGEHTKLDFPFHQGVLAEKLPLTIGGGIGQSRMAMFLLKKRHIGEVQASVWSEETRASYREQGVHLL; from the coding sequence ATGACAACACTCGTATCTATGAAACAGACACAGGAAGCCATCACACTTGTAAAAAAACGCTTTGAGGAGCAGTTCTCGGCACAACTCGGATTAACACGCGTCGAAGCGCCGTTATTCGTCGAAAGCACACTTGGAGTCAACGATCATCTGAACGGAATCGAACGTGTCATCCGCTTTGATGCAATTGACCATCAGGCAGAACTCGAGATCGTTCAATCTCTTGCGAAGTGGAAACGCCAGGCACTCCACACATACGGATTCTCAAAAGGGGAAGGCTTGTACACATTGATGCATGCCATCCGTCGTGATGAAGTACTGGACGAAACTCATTCGATTCACGTCGACCAGTGGGACTGGGAACGTGTCATTACAAAAGAAGAGCGGACGATTGACTACTTGCAAACGACGGTTCGTGCGATTTACGAGTCGATTCGCCAAGTGGAACGTGAAGTCGAAGAGAAACTTGCGATTGAAGCGATTTTACCGGAGACGATTCATTTCATGACGACACAAGAACTTGAAGATGCATACCCGACACTTTCGACAAAAGAGCGCGAGACCGAAGTGACGAAAGAGTATGGTGCTGTCTTTTTGATGCAGATTGGTGGTGCATTGGCATCCGGAGAAAAACATGACGGTCGAGCAGCAGACTACGATGACTGGACGCTCAACGGTGATATTTTAGTTCACCATCCGGAAATCGGAGCATTTGAACTGTCGTCGATGGGTATCCGGGTCGACCGCGAAACATTGCTGGCGCAGATCGAAACGACGGGCGAACACACGAAACTTGATTTCCCGTTCCACCAAGGTGTATTGGCAGAGAAACTGCCGCTGACAATCGGTGGAGGAATCGGACAATCCCGGATGGCGATGTTCCTCTTGAAGAAACGTCATATCGGTGAAGTTCAAGCATCGGTCTGGTCGGAAGAAACACGCGCGTCGTACCGTGAACAAGGTGTGCACCTGCTGTAA
- a CDS encoding DedA family protein yields the protein MLEWLFSAGESNLWLFLGIMILGLGTELIPAEVGLPVLGLYVSNGTISWTAAVLIGFLGSLMGATLFYFLGRYAGRPILVRYGKWLMIKEREIVQGERIVSKYGSWSALFGRFFPVVRSVVSIPCGLFNLSFKRYVLASSIGLFPVSFFYVWLGERFGVERAESMLKGLEQELWWILGIIVVGIIGYIVYRRVKSKR from the coding sequence ATGTTAGAATGGTTGTTCTCAGCCGGAGAGTCGAATCTCTGGCTGTTTTTAGGAATTATGATTCTTGGACTCGGGACGGAATTAATCCCGGCTGAAGTCGGGTTGCCGGTACTCGGTCTTTATGTATCAAACGGGACAATTAGTTGGACCGCAGCCGTCTTGATCGGTTTTCTCGGCAGTCTGATGGGGGCGACATTATTTTATTTTCTCGGTCGTTACGCCGGACGTCCAATTTTGGTTCGTTACGGAAAATGGCTAATGATTAAGGAACGGGAAATCGTTCAAGGGGAACGAATCGTATCGAAATACGGTTCCTGGTCAGCATTGTTTGGCCGCTTCTTCCCGGTCGTTCGTTCTGTTGTTTCCATTCCGTGTGGTTTGTTCAATTTGTCTTTCAAACGATATGTATTGGCCTCAAGCATTGGCTTGTTCCCGGTATCGTTCTTCTATGTGTGGTTAGGAGAAAGGTTTGGGGTGGAACGGGCAGAGTCGATGTTGAAAGGACTCGAACAGGAGTTATGGTGGATTCTTGGTATTATCGTCGTCGGAATCATCGGATACATTGTGTATCGCCGCGTTAAATCAAAGCGTTAA
- a CDS encoding potassium/proton antiporter, which translates to MSLQFTILLIGLLLFTAVWTTKLSSRLNIPALLIFIALGMIAGSDITGFIRFDDAELAQLLGTVALIIILFEGGLQTAWKEVKTELSPSLSLATFGVFIATTIVAVASHYILGFSWANAFLLGAIVGSTDAAAIFSVLSGQSVRRKVGSTLELESGTNDPMAVFLTVFFLEFVTNPKEASLVSGLTSLVWEMVIGLLLGLFIGWIASTLLNRIDLSSSSFYPILLMSFAFLSFGIADTIHASGFLAVYVTAIYISNHELVYRQTLVRFTMSMAHLAQIGMFIVLGLLVFPKQLLDPQVILSSIALALILIFIARPVSVWLSLLPFNYSWQEKVFVSFAGLKGAVPIILATYPLVAGIDNAGMIFNIVFFTVLLSTLIQGSMLTFLADRLHLNETGSSTIQTVIEFMSIGKPNAEIIELTIPNSHPFVGEAISDIDLPQEFLITAIIRNDQIVTPRGDTIFEGRDQLLLLTPKHRIKTLKRFLFPQKEMTKKS; encoded by the coding sequence ATGTCCCTACAGTTCACGATTTTATTGATTGGTTTATTGTTATTTACCGCAGTCTGGACAACGAAATTATCCAGTCGCTTGAACATTCCCGCTCTCTTGATTTTCATCGCTCTTGGTATGATTGCCGGCAGTGATATTACCGGTTTTATCCGGTTCGATGATGCGGAACTGGCGCAATTGCTCGGTACCGTGGCACTGATTATCATCTTATTTGAGGGAGGTCTTCAAACTGCCTGGAAAGAAGTGAAGACGGAATTGTCACCCTCTCTTTCACTTGCAACGTTTGGTGTCTTCATCGCAACGACGATTGTCGCCGTTGCGTCCCATTATATTCTCGGATTCAGCTGGGCTAACGCCTTTCTCCTCGGTGCCATTGTCGGATCGACGGATGCTGCCGCGATTTTTTCAGTACTCAGCGGACAATCAGTCCGGCGGAAAGTAGGATCGACGCTGGAACTCGAATCCGGTACGAATGATCCGATGGCTGTTTTTCTGACCGTCTTCTTCCTGGAATTCGTGACGAATCCTAAAGAGGCCTCACTTGTTTCCGGCTTAACTTCGCTAGTCTGGGAAATGGTGATCGGTTTACTGCTCGGTCTATTCATCGGCTGGATTGCTTCAACATTACTTAACCGGATTGATCTCAGTTCCTCGAGCTTTTATCCGATTCTGCTAATGTCATTCGCTTTTCTTTCGTTCGGTATTGCGGACACGATTCACGCCAGCGGTTTCCTCGCTGTTTACGTGACAGCGATTTATATTAGCAATCATGAGTTGGTCTACCGGCAGACGCTCGTCCGTTTCACAATGAGCATGGCGCACTTGGCGCAAATCGGAATGTTCATCGTGCTCGGATTACTTGTGTTTCCGAAACAGTTGCTTGATCCACAGGTGATTTTATCATCGATTGCCCTCGCTTTGATTTTAATCTTTATCGCTCGTCCGGTTTCCGTTTGGCTCAGTCTCCTTCCCTTTAACTATTCCTGGCAGGAAAAAGTATTTGTCTCTTTTGCCGGTTTAAAAGGAGCTGTTCCAATCATTCTCGCAACTTATCCGCTTGTTGCCGGAATCGATAATGCCGGCATGATCTTCAACATCGTCTTTTTCACTGTTTTGTTATCGACGTTAATCCAAGGGAGTATGTTGACCTTCTTGGCGGACCGGCTTCATTTAAACGAGACCGGTTCATCCACGATTCAAACGGTCATTGAGTTCATGTCGATCGGTAAACCGAATGCGGAAATCATCGAATTGACGATTCCGAACTCTCATCCGTTTGTCGGGGAAGCCATCTCGGATATTGATCTGCCGCAGGAATTTTTAATTACGGCCATCATCCGTAACGATCAAATCGTGACACCACGCGGCGATACAATTTTTGAAGGACGGGATCAATTACTTCTATTAACACCAAAACATCGGATTAAAACACTCAAACGTTTTTTATTCCCGCAAAAAGAGATGACAAAAAAGAGCTGA
- a CDS encoding ABC transporter substrate-binding protein, whose translation MRKRKWAALPVMTTAMVVALAACGGGGTLNSDDSKDSGSSKDGKTLNVFQFKAEIAKDMEKMAKAYEKETGVKVVVQTVGGGSDYGAALKSQFASGNEPDVFNNGGFTEAKTWQDKLEDLSDEKWVSDLTDLSKEPMTIDGKLYGMPMNLEGYGFIYNKEIFKKAGITELPKTLTELTEASKKLKADGVTPFSIGYGEWWILGNHLMNIPMAQQDDPDQFIADLNSGKGKFEDNKQFKEFMNLFDLTIEYGNKNPLTTDYNTQVSQFAEGKTAMIQQGNWAQQLITDVNPDIEMGFIPMPINDDKEKMDRLPVGVPNNWVVNKNSKNKEEGKKFLEWMATSDTGKDYMVNKFKFIPAFKSIEAADLGPLADDIIKYSKEDKTISWNWFKYPDGAVNEFGAIMQAYVGKQKTSEEMLQDFTKTWEKMKK comes from the coding sequence ATGCGTAAACGTAAATGGGCAGCACTACCAGTTATGACGACCGCAATGGTCGTAGCACTTGCAGCATGTGGTGGCGGTGGGACACTCAATAGTGATGACTCAAAGGACAGTGGCTCTTCTAAGGACGGGAAGACCCTCAACGTATTCCAATTTAAAGCTGAAATCGCAAAAGACATGGAAAAGATGGCAAAAGCCTATGAAAAAGAAACAGGCGTAAAAGTCGTCGTTCAAACGGTTGGTGGCGGATCGGATTACGGCGCAGCCTTGAAATCGCAGTTTGCTTCAGGGAATGAACCGGATGTCTTTAATAACGGTGGATTTACAGAAGCGAAAACATGGCAAGACAAATTGGAAGATCTTTCGGATGAAAAATGGGTCAGTGATTTAACAGACCTTTCAAAAGAACCGATGACAATTGACGGGAAACTTTATGGTATGCCGATGAACCTGGAAGGTTATGGTTTCATCTACAATAAAGAAATCTTCAAGAAAGCCGGTATTACAGAGTTACCAAAAACTTTAACAGAATTAACAGAAGCGTCTAAGAAACTGAAAGCGGATGGTGTTACGCCATTCTCAATCGGATACGGCGAATGGTGGATTCTTGGAAACCACTTAATGAATATCCCGATGGCGCAACAGGATGATCCGGATCAGTTCATTGCCGATTTGAACTCTGGAAAAGGAAAGTTCGAAGACAATAAACAATTTAAAGAGTTTATGAACTTGTTTGATTTGACGATCGAATACGGAAACAAAAATCCGTTGACGACGGATTACAATACACAAGTTTCTCAGTTTGCTGAAGGGAAAACAGCAATGATCCAACAAGGAAACTGGGCGCAACAATTGATCACGGATGTTAATCCGGACATCGAGATGGGCTTCATCCCGATGCCGATCAATGATGATAAAGAAAAAATGGACCGCCTTCCGGTCGGCGTTCCGAATAACTGGGTCGTCAACAAAAACTCGAAAAATAAAGAGGAAGGTAAAAAGTTCCTCGAGTGGATGGCGACATCTGACACAGGAAAAGATTACATGGTCAACAAGTTCAAGTTCATTCCGGCTTTCAAATCAATCGAAGCAGCCGATCTTGGACCACTGGCTGACGATATCATCAAGTACTCTAAAGAAGATAAAACCATCTCATGGAACTGGTTTAAATATCCGGACGGCGCTGTCAATGAATTTGGTGCCATCATGCAGGCATATGTAGGGAAACAAAAAACATCGGAAGAGATGTTACAAGACTTTACGAAGACATGGGAAAAAATGAAGAAATAA
- a CDS encoding NCS2 family permease, producing MFKLSAHDTTVQREIQAGFITFITMAYILFVNPTILSEAGIPQDQAFSATIIATLIGTLLMGFYANLPIAVAPGMGLNAYFTYTLVIGEKIPYQTALSVVFVAGIIFLLLSLSPLRTKLIEVIPTTLKLAITGGIGLFIASLGLKMSGILVADPATLITIGSLTSPEALITLVGLLIAAILTVKRVPGGLLYAMILSGLLAFLTGELTFSKTLIALPTLPEGILVANPLTAVQDVIQYGLFSGVLSFVLVTMFDTTGTMVAVGEQAGLIEEDGSLKNSERALLSDSTAMIAGAMFGTSPTTAYVESASGVAAGGRTGLTSVTVGILFALSAVFGPIVQSISSVPAITAPALLLVGALMLQNIKQIQWEDFSEAFTAFMVIIIMPLSGSIATGIAFGFIIYPIMKAVQKQRVHFLIYLFAVLFFIQLFFLH from the coding sequence ATGTTTAAACTATCCGCACACGATACAACGGTCCAACGTGAAATTCAAGCTGGTTTTATCACGTTTATCACGATGGCCTATATTCTATTCGTCAACCCAACCATTTTGTCCGAAGCAGGAATTCCACAAGATCAAGCTTTCTCGGCGACAATTATTGCCACGCTGATCGGGACGTTATTGATGGGCTTTTATGCTAACTTACCGATTGCCGTAGCACCGGGAATGGGATTAAATGCTTATTTTACGTATACCTTGGTAATTGGTGAAAAAATACCTTATCAAACAGCCTTATCGGTCGTCTTCGTTGCCGGCATTATTTTTCTTTTGTTATCCCTGTCCCCTTTACGGACTAAATTGATTGAAGTCATTCCGACCACACTCAAATTGGCTATCACTGGAGGAATCGGTTTGTTCATTGCTTCCCTCGGTTTGAAAATGTCCGGAATCCTTGTCGCAGACCCTGCAACCTTGATTACAATCGGCTCCTTAACATCCCCGGAAGCCCTTATTACGTTAGTCGGTTTACTGATAGCAGCTATTCTGACAGTTAAACGTGTTCCGGGCGGGCTTTTGTACGCGATGATTTTATCCGGACTGCTGGCTTTCTTGACCGGTGAGTTGACGTTCTCGAAAACCTTGATTGCTTTGCCGACTTTACCGGAAGGCATTCTTGTCGCGAATCCGCTCACTGCCGTTCAAGACGTCATTCAATACGGACTCTTCAGTGGTGTGCTTTCGTTTGTGCTCGTCACGATGTTTGATACGACCGGTACGATGGTCGCAGTCGGTGAACAGGCTGGACTGATCGAAGAGGATGGTTCCCTGAAAAACAGTGAACGTGCCTTGTTATCCGATTCAACGGCGATGATTGCCGGAGCTATGTTCGGAACAAGTCCAACCACGGCCTATGTCGAATCGGCTTCCGGTGTCGCAGCCGGCGGACGAACCGGTTTGACATCCGTCACAGTTGGAATCTTGTTTGCGCTGTCAGCAGTTTTCGGCCCAATCGTTCAATCGATTTCAAGCGTTCCGGCCATTACGGCTCCGGCATTACTCCTTGTTGGTGCATTGATGCTACAAAACATCAAACAGATCCAGTGGGAAGATTTCAGTGAAGCCTTTACCGCGTTCATGGTGATCATCATCATGCCGCTATCCGGCAGTATCGCAACAGGTATCGCGTTCGGATTCATCATCTATCCTATCATGAAGGCTGTACAAAAACAGCGGGTCCACTTCTTGATTTATCTGTTCGCCGTTCTGTTTTTCATTCAATTGTTTTTTCTGCATTAA